Below is a window of Coriobacterium glomerans PW2 DNA.
CGACGCTCGCTTGTACCGGATGGTGGACACGGCGGGCATACGCAAGAAGAGCAACGTCTACGAGAACGTCGAGTACTATTCGATGGTGCGCGGGCTGCGCGCGATCGATCGCGCCGATGTCGCCCTGCTCGTGGTCGATTCGAGTATAGGCGTCACCGAGCAGGATCAGAAGGTCGCCGCGCTCGCCATCGATCGCGGCTGCGCCGTGGTCGTGCTTCTCAACAAATGGGACACCTTGGGCGAGGAGCGCCTGCGCGAGCAGGTCATGGCCAGCGTCGAGCGCCGCTTCACGTTCGCCACCTGGGCTGGCGTCCTGCGCACCTCGGCGCTCACCGGGCGTGCGGTGGAGAAGGTCTGGGGCATGATCGATGTCGCCGAGCGAGCCCGTGAGACGAAGATCTCAACCTCGAGGCTCAATCAGTTCCTGACCGATCTGCGCGAATTCGGCCACACGGTCGTGGACGGAAAGCGTCGACTGCGGATGCACTACATGACGCAGACGGGCACCAAGCCTCCAACGTTCACTCTTTTCGTGAACCACGTCGAGCTCATAAGCGATTCGTATCGCCGTTATATCGAGAATCGCATGCGCGCGAAGTTCGGCTTCGGCGGGACGCCGATTCGGCTTCGCTTCCGCAAAAAGGATTCGCATTCCGGCAGGGAGCGCTGATATGTCCATGTCGCACGTTGTGATAGCGGTGTGCCTGATCGCCTCCTTCTTCATCGGTGGCATTCCGTTCGGACTCATACTCGGACGCATGAAAGACGATGTCGACATTCGCGAAGCCGGATCGGGCAACATCGGCACGACGAATGCGCTGCGCGTTCTGGGACCCAAGATAGCGGCTGCCACGCTGCTGCTCGATTGCCTGAAGGGGGTTGCCTGCATCGTCGCGAGCCGCTTCGTCATCGCATGGGCGGCTTTTGGTGGCGACGAGCTGCAGCTCACGCCCGGCGGGCCCGGCGATCACCTTTTGGGCCTCGTGGCGCTCGCCTGCGTGTGCGGGCACGTGTTCTCGCCCTATCTGCACTTCAGGGGAGGCAAGGGGATCGCGGTCGGCCTCGGCGTGCTGCTCGGATGGTACTGGCCGATCGCCTGCGCTCTCCTCGGTCTGTTCGCGATCGGTGTCGCGCTGACGCGCTACGTCTCGGTCGGCTCGATTCTCGCGGCTCTCGGCGTGCCCGTTGCTGTCGCTTTCGCCTTCCCCTATGCATCCATCTCGCTCAAGCTCATCATGTCGCTCATCGGAGTCTTGATCATCTGGGCGCATCGCGCGAACATCAAAAAGCTCATCTCGGGTTCCGAATCGAAGCTTTCGCTGAGAGGACATCGGTGCGGCGACGGCGACGGCGACGAGAAGGGAGCCGACCGATGAGGATCGCGATCATCGGGGCGGGCTCATGGGGGACCGCCGTGGCAGGTCTGTGCGCGGCGCGCGCGGATCAGGTTGTGATGTGGGCTCATGATCCGAGCATCGCCCGTTCCATCACCGAGCGGCATCGCAACCCTCGCTATCTCGTCGAGTACGAGCTCTCCGGGCGGATCTCAGCGGAGCATGATCTGGTTCGGTCGCTGAGGGGCGCCGAAGCCGTGATCTTTGCCACGCCCTCGGCGTATCTGAGAGAGCGCGCGCGCGAGGCGGCCGGACACGTCGCCCGAAACGCTCCGGTGCTGTGTCTCTCGAAGGGCATCGAGCCCGAGTCCGGCAAGCTCATGACCGAGGTCGTCGCAGAGGAGCTGGGTTGCGCCGAGCGCATCGCTGCGCTTTCGGGGCC
It encodes the following:
- the plsY gene encoding glycerol-3-phosphate 1-O-acyltransferase PlsY, with translation MSMSHVVIAVCLIASFFIGGIPFGLILGRMKDDVDIREAGSGNIGTTNALRVLGPKIAAATLLLDCLKGVACIVASRFVIAWAAFGGDELQLTPGGPGDHLLGLVALACVCGHVFSPYLHFRGGKGIAVGLGVLLGWYWPIACALLGLFAIGVALTRYVSVGSILAALGVPVAVAFAFPYASISLKLIMSLIGVLIIWAHRANIKKLISGSESKLSLRGHRCGDGDGDEKGADR
- the der gene encoding ribosome biogenesis GTPase Der, translating into MKPIVAVVGRPNVGKSTLVNRLAQTSEAIVHETRGVTRDRSYHDADWAGREFTIVDTGGIESLKSEDVFSGSIRDQALAAAEEAAVILMVVDGRTGVTEEDETVARLLRRVDKPVFLLVNKLDNPDREGERLWEYSSLGIGDPLPISALHGHGTGDLLDEVVALLPDEEREVDPFPDALGVAIIGRPNAGKSSLFNKMIGSERSIVSDVAGTTRDAIDTIVRRDARLYRMVDTAGIRKKSNVYENVEYYSMVRGLRAIDRADVALLVVDSSIGVTEQDQKVAALAIDRGCAVVVLLNKWDTLGEERLREQVMASVERRFTFATWAGVLRTSALTGRAVEKVWGMIDVAERARETKISTSRLNQFLTDLREFGHTVVDGKRRLRMHYMTQTGTKPPTFTLFVNHVELISDSYRRYIENRMRAKFGFGGTPIRLRFRKKDSHSGRER